One genomic segment of Stenotrophomonas sp. 704A1 includes these proteins:
- a CDS encoding SHOCT domain-containing protein: MGPEMGWMQWLIWGAGTLLFGAIIVAVFVAAWRAARRPPEQLSAAARVAREQALPQSVQAELAALNRRKDNGQLSEVEYEQQRAKVLSR; encoded by the coding sequence ATGGGACCCGAAATGGGCTGGATGCAATGGCTGATCTGGGGCGCCGGCACACTGCTGTTCGGGGCCATCATCGTTGCCGTGTTCGTGGCCGCGTGGCGGGCCGCGCGGCGTCCGCCGGAACAGCTGTCCGCCGCCGCGCGGGTCGCCCGTGAGCAGGCCCTGCCGCAGAGCGTGCAGGCCGAGCTGGCGGCGCTGAACCGGCGCAAGGACAACGGCCAGCTGAGTGAAGTGGAGTACGAGCAGCAGCGCGCCAAGGTGCTGTCGCGCTGA